From a region of the Kwoniella mangroviensis CBS 8507 chromosome 1 map unlocalized Ctg01, whole genome shotgun sequence genome:
- a CDS encoding mannose-1-phosphate guanyltransferase yields the protein MPHPLRPLTLSWPKPLVEFCNKAMILHQIEALVKAGVKDIVLAVNYRPEVMVSVLKKTEEEFGINIHFSVETEPLGTAGPLALAREILGKDDTPFFVLNSDVTCIYPFEAFRDFHIAHKCEGSIMVTKVAEPSAYGVVVTKPGSTVIDRFVEKPVEFVGNRINAGIYIFNPSVLDRIQLQPTSIEKEVFPAIAADQQLHSFDLPGFWMDVGQPKDYLSGTCLYLSHLTSTHSPLLTDPKQNKWVYGGNVLVDPSAEIDPTAVIGPNVVIGPDAKIGPGVRLQRCVILSNATVRDHAWIANSIIGWNSNVGRWTRVENITVLGDDVTIKDELYVNGASVLPHKSISSSITEPRIVMCKF from the exons ATGCCACATCC ACTCAGACCTTTGACT CTATCATGGCCTAAACCCCTTGTAGAGTTCTGTaacaag GCTATGAT TTTACATCAAATCGAAGCTCTTGTCAAG GCCGGCGTGAAAGATATCGTACTCGCAGTCAACTATCGACCCGAAGTGATGGTCTCGGTGCTCAAGAAGACTGAAGAGGAATTCGGTATCAACATTCATTTCTCAGTTGAGACTGAACCTTTAGGTACTG CTGGTCCTCTTGCTCTCGCTAGAGAAATCCTCGGTAAAGATGATACacctttcttcgtcttgaACTCGGATGTTACTTGCATCTACCCATTCGAGGCgttcag AGACTTCCACATCGCCCATAAATGTGAAGGTTCAATCATGGTCACCAAAGTTGCCGAGCCCTCAGCGTACGGTGTAGTAGTCACCAAACCCGGATCAACAGTCATCGACCGATTCGTTGAGAAACCAGTCGAATTCGTTGGAAACAGAATCAACGCCGGTATCTATATTTTCAACCCAAGTGTTTTGGATAGGATTCAA CTTCAACCCACATCTATCGAAAAAGAGGTCTTCCCTGCTATCGCTGCCGATCAGCAATTGCATTCCTTCGACCTTCCCGGTTTCTGGATGGATGTCGGTCAACCAAAAGATTACTTGtctg GAACATGTCTTTACCTTTCACACCTCACTTCCACACATTCACCTCTGCTCACTGACCCCAAGCAAAACAAATGGGTATACGGAGGTAACGTCCTGGTTGATcct TCCGCTGAAATTGATCCTACTGCTGTTATTGGACCCAATGTCGTGATTGGTCCAGATGCCAAGATCGGTCCAGGTGTGAGATTACAACGATGTGTCATCCTCTCAAATGCTACCGTGAGGGATCACGCTTGGATCGCAAACTCCATTATCGGTTGGAACTCTAACGTAGGACGATGG ACCCGAGTCGAAAACATCACTGTGCTCGGTGATGACGTTACTATCAAAGATGAACTTTATGTTAATGGTGCTTCAGTCTTGCCCCACAAGAGT atctcatcatcaatcacagaACCCCGTATTGTCATGTGTAAGTTTTAA